One part of the Anaerofustis stercorihominis DSM 17244 genome encodes these proteins:
- the nifJ gene encoding pyruvate:ferredoxin (flavodoxin) oxidoreductase: MAKKMKTMDGNTAAAYCSYAFTEVAGIYPITPSSPMAECIDEWSASGKKNIFGETVDVIELQSEAGAAGAVHGSLSSGALTSTYTASQGLLLMIPNMYKIAGELLPGVFHVSARCLASHALNIFGDHTDVMAARQTGFAMLASNSVQEVMDLASVAHLSAIKGRIPFIHFFDGFRTSHEIQKIEEMPYEKLAEMVDYDAVQEFKNNALNPEHPTTKGTCQGPEIFFQAREASNKFYEAIPAIVADYMKEVSKITGRDYKLFNYYGAEDAEDIIVAMGSVCDTIEETIDYLNKNGEKVGLLKVHLYRPWAPEYMFEVLPKTVKRVAVLDRTKEPGAPGQPLYLDIKDSFYGKENAPLIVGGIYGLGSKDTTPSHIKAVYDNLKEANPKNDFTIGIVDDVTNKSLEVKEDIVTAPEGTISCKFWGLGSDGTVGANKSAIKIIGDNTDMYAQGYFAYDSKKSGGVTVSHLRFGEEPIKSTYLIADADFVSCSTQAYAESYDMVSDVKPGGIFLLNTVWNMDQLERHLPKEAKQYIANNNIRFYTINATKVAEEIGLGRRTNMIMQAAFFKLSEVIPYDEAEKLLKESVRKTYGKKGDKIVNMNIAAIENGVSELVKIEVPESWKTADNEPKAKAERTDFVENVCDIMNAQKGDTLPVSAFDGYEDGTFPNGTAKYEKRGAAVNVPVWDANKCIQCNQCSYVCPHATIRPFLLDDEEKKNAPEGFETLEAKGPGVEGYNFRIQVSSYDCLGCGQCVEICPTNAISMTPIDDVLEEEGAHWDYAMSLSKKDVNVNKFTVKGSQFQTPLLEFSGACAGCVETPVAKLVTQLYGDRMYIANATGCSSIWGASAPTTPYTVNEKGQGPAWANSLFEDNAEFGYGMYLGVKKMRDTIAHKLENLVADDSVKADVKDAAKAWLDVKDKGEESKEASAKLVEALEACGCDNADAKYVLANKDQLVKKSFWMFGGDGWSYDIGYGGLDHVLASNEDVNVLVFDTEVYSNTGGQSSKATPAAAIAEFAASGKKTKKKDLGMMAKTYGYVYVAQVAIGADRNQLIKAIKEAEAYNGPSLIIAYSPCINHGINMTKAGEEAKKAVEVGYWHLYRYNPELLAEGKNPFILDSKEPKFDGFLDFIKGERRYASLAKAFPDKADALFEKNKEDAMERYAGYKKLAEQE, translated from the coding sequence ATGGCTAAAAAAATGAAAACTATGGATGGGAATACGGCTGCTGCTTATTGCTCTTATGCCTTTACTGAAGTTGCCGGAATTTACCCAATCACACCGTCTTCTCCAATGGCTGAATGCATTGACGAATGGTCAGCTTCAGGCAAGAAGAATATATTCGGTGAAACTGTAGATGTTATTGAACTTCAATCGGAAGCAGGTGCTGCGGGTGCGGTGCACGGTTCATTATCATCAGGTGCTCTAACAAGTACATATACAGCATCACAAGGTCTACTTCTTATGATACCTAATATGTACAAAATCGCAGGGGAATTACTTCCGGGAGTATTCCACGTATCTGCAAGATGTTTGGCATCACACGCTTTAAATATTTTCGGCGACCATACTGACGTTATGGCTGCAAGACAAACCGGTTTTGCTATGCTTGCTTCTAACTCTGTTCAGGAAGTTATGGACCTTGCAAGTGTTGCTCACTTAAGTGCTATCAAAGGAAGAATTCCTTTCATTCACTTCTTTGACGGTTTCAGAACAAGTCACGAAATCCAAAAAATCGAAGAAATGCCTTATGAAAAACTAGCTGAAATGGTTGATTATGATGCAGTTCAAGAATTTAAAAATAACGCATTAAACCCTGAACATCCTACAACAAAGGGTACTTGTCAGGGACCTGAAATCTTCTTCCAAGCAAGAGAAGCTTCAAATAAATTCTACGAAGCTATTCCTGCTATCGTAGCTGATTACATGAAAGAAGTATCTAAAATCACAGGCAGAGATTACAAACTTTTCAACTACTATGGTGCGGAAGATGCGGAAGACATCATCGTAGCAATGGGTTCTGTATGTGATACAATCGAAGAAACAATCGATTATTTAAACAAAAACGGAGAAAAAGTCGGTCTATTAAAAGTTCATCTTTACAGACCATGGGCTCCTGAATACATGTTTGAAGTTCTTCCAAAGACAGTTAAGAGAGTTGCTGTACTTGACAGAACAAAAGAACCCGGTGCACCGGGACAGCCTTTATACTTAGACATCAAAGATTCTTTCTACGGAAAAGAAAACGCTCCTTTGATCGTCGGCGGTATTTACGGTCTTGGTAGTAAAGATACTACACCTTCACATATCAAAGCTGTTTATGATAATTTAAAAGAAGCAAATCCTAAAAATGATTTCACGATCGGTATCGTTGATGACGTTACAAATAAATCACTTGAAGTAAAAGAAGATATCGTTACAGCTCCTGAAGGAACTATTTCTTGTAAATTCTGGGGTCTTGGTTCAGACGGTACTGTAGGTGCTAACAAATCTGCAATCAAAATCATCGGTGATAACACTGATATGTATGCTCAAGGTTACTTTGCATATGACTCTAAGAAATCAGGCGGTGTTACCGTATCTCACTTAAGATTCGGTGAAGAACCAATCAAATCAACTTACTTAATCGCCGATGCTGACTTCGTATCTTGTTCAACACAAGCTTATGCTGAAAGCTATGACATGGTAAGCGATGTTAAACCGGGCGGAATATTCCTTCTTAACACAGTTTGGAATATGGATCAGCTTGAAAGACATCTTCCAAAAGAAGCTAAACAATATATTGCTAACAACAATATCAGATTCTATACAATAAATGCTACAAAAGTAGCTGAAGAAATCGGTCTTGGCAGAAGAACAAACATGATCATGCAGGCTGCATTCTTCAAACTTTCGGAAGTTATCCCTTATGATGAAGCAGAAAAACTTCTTAAAGAATCTGTAAGAAAAACTTACGGTAAAAAAGGTGATAAGATCGTTAATATGAACATCGCTGCTATCGAAAACGGCGTTAGCGAACTTGTTAAGATCGAAGTTCCTGAAAGCTGGAAAACAGCTGACAACGAACCAAAAGCAAAAGCTGAAAGAACTGATTTCGTAGAAAACGTATGTGATATCATGAACGCTCAAAAAGGTGATACACTTCCTGTATCTGCATTTGACGGTTATGAAGACGGTACTTTCCCTAACGGAACAGCTAAATACGAAAAGAGAGGTGCTGCCGTAAACGTACCTGTATGGGACGCAAACAAATGTATCCAATGTAACCAATGTTCATACGTTTGTCCTCACGCAACAATCAGACCTTTCTTATTAGATGACGAAGAAAAGAAAAATGCTCCGGAAGGTTTTGAAACATTAGAAGCAAAAGGACCGGGAGTTGAAGGATATAACTTCAGAATCCAAGTTTCTTCTTATGACTGTTTAGGATGCGGACAATGTGTTGAAATTTGTCCTACAAATGCAATCAGTATGACACCTATCGATGATGTTCTTGAAGAAGAAGGAGCACATTGGGATTACGCAATGAGCCTTTCTAAGAAAGATGTAAATGTAAATAAATTTACTGTAAAAGGAAGTCAGTTCCAAACACCATTACTAGAATTCTCAGGTGCATGTGCGGGCTGTGTTGAAACTCCTGTTGCTAAACTTGTTACACAATTATACGGGGACAGAATGTATATCGCAAATGCTACAGGTTGTTCTTCAATCTGGGGTGCATCTGCTCCTACAACACCTTATACCGTTAACGAAAAAGGACAAGGTCCTGCATGGGCTAACTCATTATTCGAAGATAACGCTGAATTCGGTTACGGTATGTACCTAGGTGTTAAGAAAATGAGAGATACTATCGCTCATAAACTTGAAAACTTAGTAGCTGACGACAGTGTAAAAGCTGATGTTAAAGATGCTGCAAAAGCTTGGTTAGACGTTAAAGATAAAGGCGAAGAAAGTAAAGAAGCAAGTGCTAAGTTAGTTGAAGCTCTTGAAGCATGCGGATGTGACAATGCTGACGCTAAATACGTATTAGCTAACAAAGACCAACTGGTTAAGAAATCATTCTGGATGTTCGGCGGTGACGGCTGGTCATACGATATCGGTTACGGCGGACTTGACCATGTACTGGCTTCTAACGAAGACGTTAACGTTCTTGTATTCGATACAGAAGTTTACTCCAATACAGGCGGTCAATCTTCAAAAGCTACTCCTGCAGCTGCAATCGCTGAATTCGCTGCTTCAGGTAAGAAGACTAAGAAGAAAGACTTAGGTATGATGGCTAAGACTTACGGTTATGTATACGTAGCACAAGTTGCTATCGGAGCTGACAGAAACCAATTAATCAAAGCTATCAAAGAAGCCGAAGCTTACAACGGACCTTCGCTTATCATAGCTTACTCTCCATGTATCAACCATGGTATAAACATGACTAAAGCAGGGGAAGAAGCTAAGAAAGCTGTTGAAGTTGGTTACTGGCACTTATACAGATATAATCCGGAACTATTGGCAGAAGGTAAAAACCCATTCATCTTAGACAGCAAAGAACCTAAATTTGACGGTTTCCTTGATTTCATCAAAGGTGAAAGAAGATACGCTTCTCTTGCTAAAGCTTTCCCTGATAAAGCAGACGCTTTATTCGAAAAGAACAAAGAAGACGCTATGGAAAGATATGCTGGATACAAAAAATTAGCTGAACAAGAATAA
- a CDS encoding transposon-encoded TnpW family protein: MKSKSGVTELQIGNTLFIIEYETSATAAETAYDKVKRLITSHANDHEKLSEITQLSA, from the coding sequence GTGAAAAGTAAATCTGGTGTAACTGAACTTCAGATCGGGAATACCTTATTTATCATAGAATACGAAACAAGTGCTACGGCTGCCGAAACAGCCTACGATAAGGTAAAAAGGCTTATTACAAGCCATGCAAACGACCATGAAAAGTTATCAGAAATAACACAATTATCAGCGTAA
- a CDS encoding phage/plasmid primase, P4 family: MYHPISVSEFDSDPYIFNCKNGTLRVDTFECLEHKSSDKLTKISNVIYDPNAKSHRWDKFISEIMFGDKEKAKFLQKLLGYGLTGDTRHECMTILYGASTRNGKGTLCESVLKVLGSYGCTARPETLAQKNNANSSQPTEDIARLAGVRFVNISEPGKGLVLNAAQVKSMTGNDTINARFLHENSFDFQPLFKLYINTNYLPAVNDMTIFTSGRVIIVPFERHFDESEQDKSLKQEFSRPEVQSAILNWLLEGYALLRKEGLVLPHSVKDATARYQHDSDKMVLFMEDCMEQGDFEERTSSVYRCYKDWCAENGHYAESMKNFKQSLEAVANVVRKRPKGGGEKTTMVIGYRLLSDFLE; encoded by the coding sequence GTGTATCATCCCATTTCCGTATCAGAATTTGATTCCGATCCATATATCTTCAACTGTAAAAACGGAACACTTCGTGTGGATACCTTTGAATGTCTGGAGCATAAAAGCAGTGATAAATTAACGAAAATTTCCAATGTCATATATGATCCAAATGCCAAAAGCCATAGATGGGATAAGTTTATCTCAGAGATCATGTTCGGTGATAAGGAAAAAGCAAAATTTCTACAGAAACTGCTTGGTTACGGACTTACAGGAGATACAAGACATGAGTGTATGACCATTCTCTATGGTGCAAGCACTCGTAATGGCAAAGGAACTCTCTGTGAAAGTGTATTAAAGGTACTTGGCTCTTATGGTTGTACGGCAAGACCCGAAACACTTGCTCAAAAGAATAATGCAAACAGTTCTCAGCCAACCGAAGATATTGCCCGTCTCGCAGGAGTGCGATTTGTAAATATCTCGGAACCCGGTAAAGGACTTGTCCTTAATGCAGCACAGGTAAAAAGCATGACCGGTAATGATACCATCAATGCTCGTTTTCTTCATGAGAACAGTTTTGATTTTCAGCCATTGTTCAAGCTTTACATCAATACCAATTATCTGCCTGCAGTCAATGATATGACCATTTTTACAAGTGGTCGAGTCATCATTGTTCCTTTTGAAAGGCATTTTGATGAGTCGGAACAGGACAAGTCGTTAAAACAGGAGTTTTCAAGACCAGAAGTACAGAGTGCTATTTTGAATTGGCTGCTTGAAGGATATGCACTTCTACGAAAAGAAGGGCTTGTACTTCCACATTCTGTAAAAGATGCAACTGCAAGATATCAGCATGACAGCGATAAGATGGTTCTCTTTATGGAAGACTGCATGGAGCAAGGGGACTTTGAAGAAAGGACTTCTTCTGTATACAGATGCTATAAGGATTGGTGTGCCGAGAACGGTCACTATGCCGAAAGCATGAAGAACTTTAAACAAAGTCTTGAAGCTGTGGCGAACGTAGTCAGAAAAAGACCGAAAGGTGGCGGAGAGAAAACCACAATGGTCATAGGTTACAGATTGCTTTCGGATTTTCTTGAATAA
- a CDS encoding helix-turn-helix domain-containing protein, protein MELPEEIKRIRQRSLLTQNDFAKEVKVAFSTVNRWECGKAKPNINAMKSIKEFCLNHDIDYSTVEEAWLNYTVEVKEK, encoded by the coding sequence ATGGAGTTACCGGAAGAGATAAAGCGAATTAGACAACGAAGTCTATTAACACAAAATGATTTTGCTAAAGAAGTAAAAGTTGCATTCTCAACTGTAAATAGATGGGAATGTGGAAAAGCAAAACCTAATATCAATGCGATGAAAAGTATTAAAGAATTTTGCCTTAATCATGATATAGATTATTCAACTGTTGAAGAGGCATGGCTTAACTACACTGTGGAGGTTAAAGAAAAATGA
- a CDS encoding YwaF family protein, producing MDFLSIQNTSSAFSRFGLYHLIPLGICILICGILFLRRRQIRRSGNGKWYFLFLGFFAFLFEVIYIVWNYAIIGEANIIYAVPFDFTFAAMILSVLLYATRKQIFFDLLYFISFFSAINFIFADFGGYGINHFRYYQFFICNIFVIFSAMYFTHIEYKNIKSIRSVINYSVFIVLLIAFNALISFISGFDYLNTMFCYIPSLVTSAAGGALGTIILIVLSIVLALIAYLPWMIYNKTTEEKYSLHKDEEVEEKAEI from the coding sequence ATGGACTTTTTAAGCATTCAAAATACATCTTCGGCTTTTTCGAGATTCGGACTTTATCATTTGATACCACTTGGAATTTGTATTTTAATATGCGGTATATTATTTTTACGAAGAAGACAAATAAGAAGAAGCGGGAATGGTAAATGGTATTTTTTGTTTTTAGGTTTCTTTGCATTTCTTTTTGAAGTTATATATATAGTTTGGAATTATGCAATCATCGGGGAAGCGAATATAATATATGCCGTTCCTTTTGATTTTACCTTTGCGGCAATGATACTTTCAGTACTTCTGTATGCAACAAGAAAACAAATATTCTTTGATTTACTTTACTTTATTTCTTTCTTTTCCGCAATTAACTTTATATTCGCGGACTTTGGGGGGTATGGTATAAATCATTTCAGATATTACCAGTTTTTTATTTGCAATATATTCGTTATATTTTCCGCAATGTATTTTACCCATATAGAATACAAGAATATAAAAAGTATAAGGTCGGTAATCAACTACAGTGTGTTTATAGTTCTTTTAATTGCTTTTAACGCTCTTATAAGCTTTATAAGCGGATTTGATTATTTAAATACAATGTTTTGTTATATACCGTCTTTGGTCACATCAGCGGCGGGAGGAGCCCTTGGAACCATTATACTTATAGTTTTAAGTATAGTTCTTGCTCTTATAGCATATCTTCCTTGGATGATCTATAATAAAACGACTGAGGAAAAATACTCTCTTCATAAAGATGAAGAAGTAGAAGAAAAAGCAGAAATTTAA
- a CDS encoding recombinase family protein codes for MNNLNRQPYDAAPEKITALYCRLSRDDELQGDSNSIKNQKAILKKYADDNGFTNTEFFVDDGVSGTTFDRPSFQRMIAEMDAGHIATIIVKDMSRLGRDYLKVGYYTEIAFPEAEVRFIAINNGVDSINQQDSDFTPFLNIINEWYAKDTSKKIKAVFKAKGESGKPLCTNPPYGYMKDPNDKNHWIVDEPAAEIVKRIFQLCIEGYGPSQIAKKLENDKVLTPSFYFKEIDLYPTALTTEEPYAWVPRTVADILDRQEYLGHTINFKTRKKSYKLKKTIKNDPSEWQIFKNTHEAIIDEDTFQTVKRIRDGRRRPTPLGEMPVLSGMVFCADCGSKLYQVRGKGWSHDKEYMVCANYRKRGKDTCTSHQIRNVDIENVLLYMIQQVTAFAREHEDEFVEMVTKSNAKAVEREIRESKKEYEQSQTRASKLDTIIQKLYEDNVEGKISDERFAKMLATYETEQSQLTHRLAELKHIIDAAKEKSNNVDSFLRLVKTYTDIKELNAEIIRTFIEKIYVYGNEKPWDRNTKKLKVIFNFIGEVDIPSNVKKA; via the coding sequence ATGAATAATTTAAACAGACAGCCTTATGATGCAGCCCCCGAAAAGATAACTGCACTCTATTGCAGATTATCTCGTGATGATGAACTTCAGGGTGACAGCAACAGTATAAAGAACCAAAAAGCAATATTAAAAAAATACGCTGATGATAACGGATTTACTAACACTGAATTTTTTGTTGATGACGGTGTGAGTGGTACAACCTTTGACAGACCGAGTTTTCAAAGAATGATAGCAGAAATGGACGCAGGTCATATCGCAACGATTATTGTAAAAGATATGAGCAGACTCGGTAGAGATTATCTCAAGGTAGGTTATTACACAGAGATTGCTTTTCCAGAAGCTGAAGTCAGATTTATTGCCATCAACAATGGAGTTGACAGCATCAATCAGCAAGACAGTGATTTTACACCATTTCTTAATATTATTAACGAATGGTACGCCAAGGACACAAGCAAGAAAATCAAAGCCGTGTTTAAGGCTAAGGGCGAATCGGGAAAGCCACTTTGCACAAATCCACCTTATGGATATATGAAAGACCCTAATGATAAGAATCATTGGATTGTGGATGAACCTGCTGCAGAAATCGTAAAAAGGATATTTCAACTATGTATCGAGGGATACGGTCCAAGTCAGATTGCAAAGAAACTTGAAAATGACAAGGTGCTTACGCCTTCTTTCTATTTCAAAGAAATCGACTTGTATCCGACAGCACTTACTACCGAAGAACCTTATGCATGGGTGCCTAGGACGGTAGCAGATATTCTTGACAGGCAGGAATACCTTGGTCATACGATCAATTTCAAGACAAGGAAAAAATCCTATAAGCTAAAGAAAACGATAAAGAATGACCCATCAGAATGGCAGATTTTCAAGAATACACATGAAGCTATTATTGATGAAGATACATTTCAAACGGTAAAGCGAATTCGTGACGGAAGGCGCAGACCTACACCGCTCGGAGAAATGCCGGTACTATCCGGCATGGTATTCTGTGCAGACTGTGGTTCAAAGTTATATCAAGTCAGAGGCAAAGGCTGGAGTCATGACAAGGAATATATGGTCTGTGCCAACTATCGCAAACGAGGCAAAGACACCTGCACTTCCCATCAAATACGCAATGTGGATATTGAAAATGTTCTACTTTACATGATTCAGCAGGTAACAGCGTTTGCTAGAGAGCATGAAGATGAGTTTGTTGAGATGGTTACAAAGTCCAATGCCAAAGCAGTCGAACGTGAAATTCGTGAAAGCAAGAAAGAATACGAACAATCGCAGACCAGAGCCAGCAAGCTCGACACCATTATTCAAAAGTTATATGAGGATAATGTAGAAGGTAAAATCAGTGATGAGCGTTTTGCGAAAATGTTAGCAACTTATGAAACCGAGCAGAGTCAACTAACACATCGTCTTGCAGAACTTAAGCATATCATCGATGCAGCAAAAGAAAAATCTAACAATGTAGACAGTTTCCTTCGATTGGTTAAAACTTACACAGATATCAAGGAACTTAACGCTGAGATCATCAGAACTTTTATTGAAAAGATATATGTTTACGGAAACGAAAAGCCTTGGGATAGGAACACCAAAAAGCTAAAGGTAATTTTCAATTTCATTGGTGAAGTAGATATTCCAAGCAATGTAAAAAAGGCATAG
- a CDS encoding inorganic diphosphatase — MNTIWHNIDKSRIKADDFIAFIEIPKGSNVKYELDKETGYIIVDRILYTSTHYPGNYGFIPRTYGEDGDPLDVIVLCSEKIQPTSLIRCYPIGVLNMIDDGENDEKIIAIPFNDPTYNNCETINDLPYHIFEEIQHFFSVYKTLEHKETTVEKVLGVDDAKEVIERAIAHYDKHFTK, encoded by the coding sequence ATGAACACCATTTGGCATAATATAGATAAGTCTAGAATTAAAGCTGATGATTTTATAGCTTTTATAGAAATCCCGAAAGGAAGCAATGTAAAATACGAACTTGACAAAGAAACAGGATATATCATCGTAGACAGGATTTTATATACTTCTACTCATTATCCGGGCAACTACGGATTTATACCGAGGACATACGGAGAAGACGGAGACCCCCTCGATGTAATAGTTCTTTGCAGTGAAAAGATACAGCCGACCAGCCTTATCAGATGTTACCCTATCGGGGTGCTTAATATGATAGACGACGGAGAAAACGATGAAAAGATAATAGCTATTCCTTTCAATGACCCCACATATAATAATTGCGAAACCATAAATGATTTACCTTACCATATATTTGAAGAAATACAGCATTTCTTCAGTGTATACAAAACTTTGGAGCATAAAGAAACCACAGTCGAAAAGGTACTTGGAGTAGATGACGCAAAAGAAGTAATAGAAAGAGCAATCGCTCATTACGATAAACATTTCACTAAATAA
- a CDS encoding phage major capsid protein, giving the protein MNYDTFTIESESYRKAFWNTMMKGKGVLYSTMGKGNAGSDMFVIPYDSNRMFMDALKKEYIFRNICTSITTIDSDLDIWLSDSDEPAEWVVSNTDRFIKDVASSFTKKKVKCHKLAIIDRMDMDFMQDMKFDMEDFLVNRFAKRFGKSEEDAFVNGTGVDMPTGFLHDTDGAEVGVTADALTYDDVIALYFSTKQEYRTKGVWLMNDETAQKLRTLKDKDGNYIWNHINDTIMSRPVYICNAMPSTDKIIAFGDFSYYWIINRMPICVRALTELFTMHHQVGYLAHEYLDAKLIRSEAVKLLQLK; this is encoded by the coding sequence ATGAATTACGACACTTTTACAATTGAATCCGAATCCTACAGAAAAGCATTCTGGAACACGATGATGAAAGGAAAAGGCGTTCTGTATAGTACTATGGGAAAAGGAAACGCCGGAAGTGATATGTTCGTTATTCCATACGACAGTAATCGTATGTTTATGGATGCATTAAAGAAAGAATATATCTTCAGAAATATCTGCACAAGCATTACCACTATTGACTCTGATTTGGATATTTGGCTTTCTGATAGTGATGAGCCAGCCGAATGGGTAGTAAGCAATACCGACCGTTTTATAAAAGATGTAGCATCATCTTTCACTAAGAAAAAGGTGAAATGCCACAAACTTGCCATCATCGATAGAATGGATATGGATTTTATGCAGGATATGAAATTCGACATGGAAGACTTCCTTGTAAACCGCTTTGCTAAAAGATTTGGTAAATCTGAGGAAGACGCATTTGTAAATGGTACTGGTGTAGATATGCCTACAGGATTTTTGCATGATACCGATGGCGCTGAGGTCGGTGTAACAGCAGATGCACTTACCTATGATGATGTCATTGCGCTGTATTTCTCTACCAAACAGGAATATCGCACTAAGGGTGTATGGTTAATGAACGATGAAACTGCACAGAAGTTACGCACTCTTAAGGATAAGGACGGTAACTACATTTGGAATCACATCAACGACACTATCATGAGCAGACCTGTGTACATCTGCAATGCAATGCCAAGCACAGATAAGATTATCGCATTTGGTGACTTCAGCTATTACTGGATCATCAACCGTATGCCAATCTGCGTACGTGCTTTGACAGAATTATTTACCATGCATCACCAAGTAGGCTATCTTGCACATGAGTATCTTGATGCAAAACTAATACGTTCTGAAGCTGTTAAGCTGCTTCAGCTTAAATAA
- a CDS encoding MATE family efflux transporter: MKDMTKGNIFKILIMFSLPLILSGILQQLYTIVDSVIVGNVVGENSLAAIGATNGITFLIPNLLMGFTTGVSILVSNYYGGDKKEFIPKITASFVITLTIIFTLVSGVCAVFTEGIACLLNTPSNIMDLTVSYLRILFLGVPFLTVYNIYSALFRGIGDSRNPFIAIVIAAFTNVVLDLIFVINFHMGVSGAAIATITAQCFSAVYLVIVAVIKYKLLHFKLSFKSVNSNMLRAGFSLGLPVALQSSIVSFGSLLLQNIMNGFGSNVVADITTAYKVDSLSLLPVINVSSALSTFTAQNVGAKNRERVEKGFKVGAIIILPVSILTALIVVLGGSSFLYMFGVSDEVCYIGKTFLYTCSIFYIFFALHNLFVGFLQGTGSVVITAMSNVISLFVRLVLSYIFASVFGFRIIAYSEIISWIVGALIVFVYYKKKTWLKRVEISGVK; the protein is encoded by the coding sequence ATGAAAGATATGACAAAAGGTAATATATTTAAAATACTTATAATGTTTTCTCTGCCTCTTATTCTAAGCGGTATCCTTCAGCAACTTTACACCATAGTGGATTCCGTAATCGTTGGTAATGTGGTAGGGGAAAATTCTCTTGCGGCAATAGGGGCAACCAACGGTATCACATTCCTTATACCAAACCTTTTGATGGGATTTACTACCGGGGTGTCTATTTTGGTATCCAATTATTACGGAGGAGATAAAAAAGAGTTTATACCTAAAATCACAGCTTCCTTTGTGATAACCCTTACTATTATATTCACTTTGGTAAGCGGAGTTTGTGCCGTTTTTACCGAGGGAATAGCATGTCTTTTGAATACACCGTCCAATATAATGGATCTTACGGTTTCATATCTTAGGATATTATTCTTGGGTGTACCGTTTTTGACTGTTTACAATATATACTCCGCACTGTTTAGAGGGATAGGAGACAGCAGAAATCCGTTTATAGCCATAGTCATTGCGGCTTTTACCAATGTAGTTCTTGATTTGATATTCGTTATAAACTTTCATATGGGAGTTTCCGGGGCTGCTATAGCTACAATAACTGCACAGTGTTTTTCTGCGGTTTATCTTGTAATTGTGGCAGTTATCAAGTATAAACTACTACATTTTAAGCTTAGTTTTAAATCAGTGAATTCAAATATGTTAAGAGCGGGTTTTTCTCTCGGACTTCCCGTAGCTCTTCAGTCAAGCATAGTTTCATTCGGTTCTCTGCTTCTTCAAAATATAATGAACGGTTTCGGTTCCAACGTAGTTGCGGATATAACCACTGCGTATAAGGTAGACAGCCTGTCTCTGCTTCCGGTGATAAATGTGTCAAGCGCACTGTCAACCTTTACCGCTCAAAACGTCGGTGCTAAGAACAGAGAGAGGGTAGAAAAGGGATTTAAAGTAGGTGCAATTATAATCCTTCCCGTATCGATACTTACCGCTTTGATAGTCGTTTTGGGAGGAAGCAGTTTCCTTTATATGTTCGGAGTTTCCGATGAAGTATGCTATATCGGAAAGACTTTCCTTTACACATGCAGTATATTTTATATATTCTTTGCTCTTCATAATCTCTTCGTCGGTTTTCTGCAGGGGACGGGGAGTGTAGTTATCACTGCAATGAGTAATGTTATTAGCCTTTTTGTAAGACTGGTTCTTTCCTATATTTTTGCGTCTGTATTCGGTTTTAGGATAATAGCTTACAGCGAAATCATTTCTTGGATAGTCGGTGCTCTTATTGTATTTGTATACTATAAGAAAAAGACATGGCTGAAAAGGGTGGAAATAAGTGGTGTAAAATAA